One Tamlana carrageenivorans genomic region harbors:
- the porQ gene encoding type IX secretion system protein PorQ, with translation MVKKTILSFCLLMGTFASAQVGGESTYQFLNLISSPRQAALGGKVFTNVDYDVTQPLFNPATINMEMDNQLAVNYTSYLGGISYGSAAYAYTYDRRVQTFHGGINYINYGSFDGYDEDGNSTGAFSGSEAALSLGYAFQLGYSDFYFGSNLKLITSKLEQYTSFGVAVDVGLIYIDDYLGLNAALVVRNFGTQITTYADVYEKLPFEVGFGISQKLDNVPIRWHVTLENLQQWPIARPNPSRTTSDLEGNETEESISFLGQVIRHTIIGAELFPDKGFNVRLGYNFRRGEDLRIIDQRNFSGLSAGLSIKMNKMRFSYTYASYTSAANANFFGLQIDLQ, from the coding sequence ATGGTGAAAAAAACTATTCTTTCTTTTTGTTTACTCATGGGTACTTTCGCTTCAGCACAAGTTGGAGGTGAAAGCACGTATCAATTTTTAAATCTAATTTCTTCACCACGCCAAGCAGCATTAGGTGGTAAGGTATTTACCAATGTCGATTACGATGTTACCCAACCCTTATTTAATCCAGCAACTATAAATATGGAAATGGATAATCAGTTGGCTGTAAACTATACCAGTTACTTAGGAGGTATAAGCTATGGGTCTGCTGCTTATGCTTATACTTACGACAGACGCGTACAAACGTTTCATGGCGGTATAAACTATATAAATTATGGTTCGTTTGATGGTTATGATGAAGATGGTAATTCTACAGGGGCCTTTTCAGGAAGTGAAGCTGCATTATCTTTAGGTTATGCGTTTCAGTTAGGGTATTCCGATTTTTATTTCGGATCCAATTTAAAGCTGATCACTTCAAAATTAGAACAATATACTTCTTTTGGCGTTGCTGTCGATGTAGGATTAATTTACATTGATGATTATTTAGGATTGAATGCAGCTTTGGTGGTTAGAAATTTTGGTACTCAAATAACAACCTATGCCGATGTTTATGAAAAACTGCCTTTTGAAGTTGGTTTTGGGATCTCCCAAAAATTAGATAATGTCCCTATTAGGTGGCATGTAACCTTAGAAAACTTACAACAATGGCCCATTGCTAGACCAAATCCGTCGCGAACAACTAGTGATTTAGAAGGTAATGAAACAGAGGAAAGTATAAGTTTTTTAGGTCAGGTTATTAGGCACACCATTATTGGAGCCGAACTGTTTCCCGATAAAGGTTTTAATGTGCGTTTGGGATATAATTTTAGAAGAGGCGAAGATTTAAGAATTATCGATCAGCGTAACTTTTCAGGGCTTTCAGCTGGGCTCTCTATAAAAATGAATAAAATGCGTTTTAGTTACACATATGCGAGTTATACGAGTGCAGCTAATGCTAATTTCTTCGGACTTCAAATTGATTTACAATAG
- the cmk gene encoding (d)CMP kinase — MNKITIAIDGFSSTGKSTVAKQLAKHLGYVYVDTGAMYRSVAYYAMQNGLITKESFNVEALVDQLSNINITFKFNDALGFAEVYLNDVNIEKDIRTLEVSKFVSTVASVSAVRKKLVEQQQKMGENKGVVMDGRDIGTVVFPNAELKLFMVASAETRAKRRYQELIEKGDKVTYEAVLKNVEERDFLDTTRADSPLVKAEDAIEFDNSILNKEEQFEKLLDLVETKL, encoded by the coding sequence ATGAACAAGATTACCATTGCCATTGATGGGTTTTCATCTACTGGAAAAAGTACAGTCGCTAAACAATTAGCAAAACATTTAGGTTATGTATACGTCGATACGGGTGCCATGTATCGCAGTGTGGCGTATTATGCTATGCAAAACGGACTAATAACTAAAGAGTCTTTTAATGTTGAGGCTTTGGTTGATCAACTTTCTAATATCAACATTACATTTAAATTTAACGACGCTTTAGGTTTTGCTGAAGTTTACTTAAACGATGTGAATATAGAAAAGGACATACGCACCTTAGAAGTGTCTAAATTTGTGAGTACTGTAGCCTCGGTTTCTGCAGTTCGAAAAAAACTAGTAGAACAGCAGCAAAAAATGGGAGAAAATAAAGGTGTTGTTATGGATGGTCGTGACATCGGAACCGTAGTTTTTCCAAATGCCGAACTTAAATTGTTTATGGTAGCTTCCGCGGAAACAAGAGCCAAACGCCGTTATCAAGAACTTATTGAAAAAGGGGATAAGGTAACTTATGAAGCGGTACTTAAAAATGTAGAAGAACGTGATTTTTTAGATACGACACGCGCAGATTCTCCTCTTGTGAAGGCTGAAGATGCTATTGAATTTGATAATTCGATATTGAACAAGGAAGAGCAGTTTGAGAAGTTACTGGACTTAGTGGAAACTAAATTGTAA
- a CDS encoding lysophospholipid acyltransferase family protein yields the protein MHLLAYIIVYPLLWIISILPFRILYLISDMVYVLVYYIIGYRKKVITENLKLVFPEKSEKDIFAIRKKFYKHLCDMFLEMAKTITISREALQKRFILKNPEVFKKVEKSDKSILLMFGHYASWEWVVELQNQTSLPGFGVYKKLNNKYFDRLVRKIRARYNTTLISTKETINVITNNEAKGLKSIMAFLSDQSPKLSKDVYWGEFMGIEVPCFTGAERIAKKLDLTIAYLKVNKVKRGYYESEFILLSENPKEFKDYELTDMFLREVEKQIYEAPEYYFWTHKRWKHRGKNPKIQLK from the coding sequence ATGCATTTACTAGCTTATATTATTGTTTATCCTTTATTATGGATAATTTCCATTTTACCCTTTAGGATCTTGTATCTCATTTCCGATATGGTATATGTGTTAGTCTATTATATTATTGGGTACCGCAAGAAGGTCATTACAGAAAACTTAAAGTTGGTATTTCCAGAAAAATCAGAAAAAGACATTTTTGCTATTAGAAAAAAATTCTATAAACATTTGTGTGATATGTTTCTGGAAATGGCAAAAACCATTACCATTTCTAGAGAAGCATTACAAAAACGTTTTATTCTTAAAAACCCTGAAGTCTTTAAAAAAGTGGAAAAATCAGACAAAAGTATTTTACTTATGTTTGGACATTATGCCAGTTGGGAATGGGTTGTAGAACTTCAAAACCAAACCTCACTTCCTGGTTTTGGGGTTTACAAAAAACTTAATAACAAGTATTTTGATCGCTTGGTTAGAAAAATTAGAGCCAGATACAACACAACATTAATAAGCACTAAAGAAACTATAAACGTTATAACAAATAATGAGGCAAAGGGCTTAAAAAGTATTATGGCTTTTTTGAGCGACCAATCGCCAAAACTTTCTAAAGATGTGTATTGGGGTGAATTTATGGGTATTGAAGTACCTTGTTTTACTGGTGCCGAGCGTATTGCTAAAAAATTAGACTTAACTATAGCTTATCTAAAAGTTAATAAAGTGAAACGCGGTTATTACGAATCGGAATTTATTCTTTTATCTGAAAACCCCAAGGAATTTAAAGACTACGAGCTAACAGATATGTTTTTACGTGAGGTAGAAAAACAAATTTACGAGGCACCAGAATACTATTTCTGGACGCACAAACGCTGGAAACATCGTGGTAAAAATCCTAAAATACAACTCAAATAA
- a CDS encoding rhomboid family intramembrane serine protease, giving the protein MDNLSLVTIIIIVANAIISYKGFGDFNFFEKYKFQIGAIQRGEKIRMFSSGFLHADTQHLIFNMLSLYFFADVVINHLGAFPFIIIYVGSLLLGNLLSYYFHKNEYQYSAVGASGAVSGIIYSAILLQPGMKLMFFFIPIAIPAYLFGIGYLLYSIYGMKNSIGNIGHDAHFGGAVGGYLFTLLLAPWLFQTNMLMIVLLALPIVLLYILKRTGKL; this is encoded by the coding sequence ATGGACAATTTAAGCTTAGTCACTATTATCATCATTGTAGCCAACGCTATCATATCCTATAAAGGTTTTGGTGATTTTAATTTTTTTGAAAAATATAAATTCCAAATCGGTGCTATTCAACGAGGGGAAAAAATTAGAATGTTTAGTTCTGGGTTTTTACATGCCGATACACAACATTTAATTTTTAATATGCTGTCCTTGTATTTTTTTGCTGATGTGGTTATTAATCATTTAGGGGCCTTTCCTTTTATAATTATCTATGTAGGGAGCTTGCTTCTTGGTAATTTGCTGTCTTATTATTTTCATAAAAATGAATACCAATACAGTGCTGTAGGGGCGAGTGGAGCAGTTTCAGGAATTATATATTCCGCTATTTTGTTGCAGCCAGGTATGAAACTCATGTTTTTCTTTATTCCAATTGCTATACCGGCTTATCTTTTCGGAATTGGATATCTGCTGTATTCCATTTATGGTATGAAAAACAGTATTGGAAACATTGGTCATGATGCCCATTTTGGAGGTGCTGTTGGTGGTTATTTGTTTACATTACTTTTAGCGCCTTGGCTTTTTCAAACCAATATGTTAATGATTGTTTTGTTAGCTTTACCAATTGTTTTATTGTACATTTTAAAAAGAACAGGAAAGTTATAA
- a CDS encoding aspartate carbamoyltransferase catalytic subunit encodes MSELSVNHLLGIKYLNQKDIQLIFETADHFKEVINRPIKKVPSLRDITIANLFFENSTRTKLSFELAEKRLSADVINFSSGQSSVKKGETLIDTVNNILSMKVDMVVMRHPNPGAGVFLSKHVNASIVNAGDGAHEHPTQALLDSYSIREKLGEVNGKKVVIVGDILHSRVALSNIFALQLQGAEVMVCGPKTLIPKYIDKLGVKVETNLRKALNWCDVANMLRVQNERMDISYFPSTREYTQQFGVSKDLLDSLDKEITVMHPGPINRGVEITSDVADSQQSIILDQVENGVAVRMAVIYLLASKIKQ; translated from the coding sequence ATGAGCGAATTAAGTGTAAACCACTTATTGGGAATTAAATATCTTAACCAAAAAGATATCCAACTTATTTTTGAAACAGCCGATCATTTTAAAGAAGTGATTAACAGACCTATTAAAAAGGTCCCTTCGCTTAGAGATATTACTATTGCCAATTTGTTTTTTGAAAATTCAACGCGAACAAAATTATCTTTTGAGCTTGCCGAAAAACGATTATCTGCCGATGTGATTAATTTTTCCTCCGGACAATCGTCGGTAAAAAAAGGAGAAACTTTAATTGATACGGTTAATAATATCCTCTCTATGAAAGTGGATATGGTGGTGATGCGTCACCCAAATCCGGGTGCTGGAGTGTTTCTTTCTAAACACGTTAATGCGAGTATTGTTAATGCTGGTGATGGGGCTCATGAGCACCCTACACAAGCCCTTCTTGATTCGTATTCGATAAGAGAAAAACTAGGCGAGGTTAATGGGAAAAAAGTGGTTATTGTTGGTGATATTTTACACAGTAGAGTAGCGCTATCCAATATTTTTGCCTTGCAATTACAGGGTGCTGAAGTGATGGTTTGCGGACCAAAAACACTCATTCCAAAGTATATAGATAAACTTGGAGTAAAGGTTGAAACTAATTTGCGTAAAGCACTGAATTGGTGCGATGTAGCAAACATGCTTCGTGTGCAAAATGAGCGTATGGATATTAGTTATTTCCCTTCAACAAGAGAATACACACAGCAATTTGGTGTCTCTAAAGATTTATTAGATTCATTAGATAAAGAGATTACAGTTATGCATCCAGGCCCCATTAATAGAGGCGTAGAAATAACCAGTGATGTTGCCGATTCGCAACAGTCTATTATATTAGATCAAGTAGAAAATGGCGTGGCCGTTAGAATGGCCGTGATTTATTTATTAGCATCAAAAATAAAACAGTAA
- a CDS encoding LysM peptidoglycan-binding domain-containing protein encodes MTAKEKYQPVLDLGESLQIKNGEVREGDGILKVKGQAKTQYEKNILWDKIKEIGGENPADIKANITVADTSVFHRHVVKSGETLGKIAVQYYGKASKYQDIFKSNSDILKNPDLIHPGQELIIPNL; translated from the coding sequence ATGACTGCAAAAGAAAAATATCAACCAGTACTCGATTTAGGAGAATCTTTACAAATTAAAAACGGTGAAGTAAGAGAAGGTGATGGCATTTTAAAAGTAAAAGGGCAGGCCAAAACCCAATATGAAAAAAACATCCTTTGGGATAAAATTAAAGAAATTGGTGGCGAAAACCCTGCTGACATTAAAGCGAATATTACTGTTGCCGACACCAGTGTTTTCCACAGACATGTAGTTAAAAGCGGTGAAACCCTTGGTAAAATTGCTGTTCAGTATTACGGAAAAGCATCAAAATATCAAGATATATTTAAATCAAACTCTGATATTTTAAAGAACCCTGATTTAATTCATCCAGGCCAAGAGTTAATCATCCCTAATTTGTAA
- a CDS encoding ribonuclease Z has translation MILDQNGNTFIITQEKATVIELVKKIQALYPKFKNNNIIVALNTLGSFSKSDIVEFLELSKTHKAAKQSFVIVTNKIDLDSVPEEIAVVPTIEEAYDFIEMEDMERDLGF, from the coding sequence ATGATTTTAGACCAAAACGGAAATACTTTTATAATAACTCAAGAAAAAGCTACTGTTATAGAGCTCGTTAAAAAAATACAGGCTTTATATCCTAAATTTAAAAACAACAATATTATTGTAGCTTTAAACACCTTAGGAAGTTTTAGTAAATCAGATATTGTTGAATTTCTTGAACTTTCCAAAACACATAAGGCCGCAAAGCAATCTTTTGTGATCGTTACCAATAAAATTGATTTAGATTCGGTTCCTGAAGAGATAGCTGTGGTTCCTACCATTGAAGAAGCCTACGATTTTATTGAAATGGAAGATATGGAACGTGATTTAGGTTTTTAA
- the lon gene encoding endopeptidase La, whose translation MKKSNFITLDSLSLQEFDENAELIPLMTPEDEEAINNEELPETLPILSLRNTVLFPGVVIPITAGRDKSIKLINDANKGGKVIGVVAQKDESVEDPSAQEIHETGTVAKILRVLKMPDGNVTVIIQGKKRFKVAEVLTEEPYMTATIRDIPEAKPALKNKEFTAIIDSIKDLALDIIKENPNIPSEASFAIKNIESNSFLVNFVSSNMNLSVAEKQELLEINELKKRALATLKYMNVEFQKLELKNDIQSKVQMDMSQQQREYFLHQQMKTIQEELGGVSHDQEIEEMKTKAKEKLWDEKVAKHFEKEIAKMQRMNPQVAEYSIQRNYLELFLELPWNEFSEDKFDLKRAMKVLDRDHFGLEDVKRRIIEYLAVLKLRNDMKSPILCLYGPPGVGKTSLGKSIAEALGREYVRVSLGGLRDEAEIRGHRKTYIGAMPGRIIQSLKKAGTSNPVFVLDEIDKLSNSHQGDPSSALLEVLDPEQNSEFHDNFLEMGYDLSKVMFIATSNSLSTIQPALLDRMEIINVTGYTIEEKVEIAKRHLLPKQLKEHGLSDKDLKIGKPQLEKIVEGYTRESGVRGLEKQVAKMVRYAAKNIAMEEDYNIKVTNDDIIEVLGGPKLERDKYENNNVAGVVTGLAWTRVGGDILFIESILSKGKGSLTITGNLGKVMKESATIAMEYIKSNADAFGIDASIFEKYNVHIHVPEGATPKDGPSAGVTMLTSLVSLFTQKKVKNNLAMTGEITLRGKVLPVGGIKEKILAAKRARIKEILLCEDNRRDIEEIKPEYLKGLTFHYVTDMSDVIKIAVTNQKVKNAKKL comes from the coding sequence ATGAAGAAATCTAATTTTATTACCCTTGACAGTTTGTCATTACAGGAGTTTGATGAAAATGCAGAATTAATCCCGTTAATGACACCTGAAGATGAGGAAGCGATTAATAATGAAGAGTTGCCAGAAACTTTACCCATTTTGTCTTTACGAAATACCGTATTGTTTCCTGGGGTAGTTATTCCTATTACAGCCGGGCGCGATAAGTCTATTAAACTGATTAATGATGCCAATAAAGGCGGAAAAGTTATTGGAGTAGTGGCTCAGAAAGACGAATCGGTTGAAGATCCTTCGGCTCAAGAAATTCATGAAACGGGTACCGTTGCTAAAATTCTACGTGTTTTAAAAATGCCCGATGGCAATGTTACGGTAATTATTCAAGGTAAAAAGCGTTTTAAAGTGGCCGAAGTGCTTACTGAAGAGCCTTACATGACTGCTACCATTAGAGATATTCCTGAAGCCAAACCAGCTCTAAAAAACAAGGAGTTTACTGCTATTATCGACTCAATTAAAGATTTGGCTTTAGATATCATCAAGGAAAACCCGAATATTCCTAGTGAAGCGTCTTTTGCTATCAAAAACATCGAGAGCAATTCATTTTTAGTGAATTTTGTGTCTTCTAATATGAACCTTTCGGTAGCTGAAAAACAAGAGTTATTAGAGATCAATGAGTTGAAAAAACGTGCGCTTGCGACTTTAAAATATATGAATGTTGAATTTCAGAAGCTTGAACTAAAAAACGATATTCAGTCTAAGGTTCAAATGGATATGAGTCAGCAGCAACGTGAATATTTCTTGCATCAACAAATGAAAACCATCCAAGAAGAATTGGGCGGTGTAAGTCATGATCAGGAAATTGAAGAAATGAAAACGAAAGCTAAAGAAAAGCTTTGGGATGAAAAAGTAGCGAAGCATTTCGAGAAGGAAATTGCAAAAATGCAACGAATGAATCCGCAAGTTGCAGAGTATTCAATTCAACGTAACTACCTCGAGTTGTTTTTAGAATTGCCTTGGAATGAGTTTTCAGAAGATAAATTTGACTTAAAACGGGCTATGAAAGTTCTAGATCGTGATCACTTCGGATTAGAAGATGTGAAACGACGTATCATTGAATATCTGGCTGTTTTAAAGTTACGTAATGATATGAAATCACCAATTCTTTGTCTTTACGGACCTCCAGGGGTTGGAAAAACTTCATTAGGGAAATCTATTGCTGAAGCTTTAGGGCGTGAGTATGTTAGAGTTTCATTAGGTGGTTTACGTGATGAAGCAGAGATTCGCGGGCATAGAAAAACCTATATTGGTGCGATGCCAGGACGTATTATTCAGAGTTTAAAAAAGGCTGGAACCTCAAATCCTGTGTTTGTTTTAGATGAAATTGATAAATTATCCAATTCTCATCAAGGTGATCCATCATCTGCTTTATTAGAAGTTTTAGATCCAGAACAAAACAGTGAGTTTCACGACAATTTCTTAGAAATGGGTTACGACCTGTCTAAAGTGATGTTTATAGCCACCTCTAATAGTTTGTCTACCATTCAGCCGGCTTTATTAGACCGTATGGAGATTATAAATGTGACAGGTTATACCATTGAAGAGAAGGTTGAAATTGCCAAACGTCATTTACTTCCTAAACAATTAAAAGAACATGGTTTAAGTGATAAGGATTTAAAAATAGGAAAACCGCAATTAGAGAAAATTGTTGAAGGTTATACACGTGAATCTGGTGTTCGTGGTTTAGAAAAACAAGTGGCAAAAATGGTGCGTTATGCAGCCAAAAACATTGCCATGGAAGAAGATTATAATATTAAAGTGACTAACGACGATATTATTGAAGTTCTTGGCGGACCAAAATTAGAACGCGATAAATATGAAAATAATAATGTTGCCGGTGTTGTTACAGGTTTAGCTTGGACACGTGTTGGTGGTGATATATTATTTATTGAGTCTATTTTATCTAAAGGAAAAGGTAGTTTAACCATTACTGGGAATTTAGGTAAGGTTATGAAAGAGTCGGCTACCATTGCCATGGAATACATCAAATCGAATGCTGACGCCTTTGGAATTGATGCTTCTATTTTCGAAAAGTATAATGTGCATATTCACGTACCTGAAGGGGCTACGCCGAAAGACGGACCTAGTGCTGGTGTTACTATGTTAACCTCTTTAGTGTCATTATTTACTCAGAAAAAAGTAAAGAATAACTTAGCTATGACAGGTGAAATTACCCTTCGCGGTAAAGTACTACCTGTAGGAGGTATAAAAGAAAAGATTTTAGCTGCCAAACGCGCCAGAATAAAAGAAATTTTATTGTGTGAGGATAACAGACGAGATATTGAAGAGATAAAACCAGAATATTTAAAAGGTTTAACCTTTCACTATGTTACCGATATGAGTGATGTTATTAAAATAGCGGTGACTAATCAAAAGGTGAAAAATGCTAAAAAACTGTAG
- the rpsA gene encoding 30S ribosomal protein S1 — protein MAENAKQAEVEATEAKTVEAPVVSEAKANPEKFLKEFNWHNYQEGIDEVDDLQLKEFEKLVAENFVDTLDDEVVEGTVVHITDRDAIIDINAKSEGVISLNEFRYNPNLAVGDKVEVLIDVREDATGQLVLSHRKARVIKAWDRVNAAHESGEIVNGFVKCRTKGGMIVDVFGIEAFLPGSQIDVKPIRDYDQYVNKTMEFKVVKINHEFKNVVVSHKALIEADIEEQKKEIIGQLEKGQVLEGVVKNITSYGVFIDLGGVDGLIHITDLSWSRINHPNEIVELDQKLNVVILDFDENKSRIQLGLKQLSKHPWEALADTVKVGDKVKGKVVVIADYGAFIEVADGVEGLIHVSEMSWSTHLRSAQDFVSVGDEVEAVILTLDREDRKMSLGIKQLTADPWTDITGKYPVGSKHTGVVRNFTNFGVFVELEEGIDGLIYISDLSWTKKIKHPSEFCAVGDKLDVVVLELDVEGRKLSLGHKQTTANPWDKYETEFALGTTHTAEISEIVDKGATIEFNEDIVAFVPSRHLEKEDGSKLKKGESAEFKIIEFNKEFKRVVASHTAIFKAEEVANVKAAVKKAASAAAEAKPTLGDANDALQALKDKMDGKN, from the coding sequence ATGGCGGAAAACGCAAAACAAGCTGAGGTTGAGGCAACTGAAGCTAAAACTGTAGAAGCTCCAGTAGTATCTGAAGCTAAAGCAAACCCTGAAAAATTCTTAAAAGAGTTTAACTGGCACAACTACCAAGAAGGTATTGATGAAGTTGACGATTTACAATTAAAAGAATTTGAAAAGTTAGTAGCAGAAAATTTCGTTGACACTTTAGACGACGAAGTTGTAGAGGGAACTGTAGTACATATTACAGATCGTGATGCTATTATCGATATTAACGCTAAATCTGAAGGCGTTATCTCTTTGAACGAGTTTCGTTACAACCCTAACTTAGCGGTTGGAGACAAAGTAGAAGTATTAATTGATGTACGTGAAGACGCTACAGGACAATTAGTATTATCTCACAGAAAAGCACGTGTAATCAAAGCATGGGATCGTGTAAACGCTGCTCATGAGTCTGGTGAAATCGTAAACGGTTTCGTTAAGTGTAGAACTAAAGGAGGTATGATTGTAGATGTTTTCGGAATTGAAGCATTCTTACCAGGTTCTCAAATTGACGTGAAGCCAATTAGAGATTACGATCAGTACGTAAATAAAACAATGGAATTCAAAGTTGTTAAAATCAACCACGAATTTAAAAACGTTGTTGTTTCTCATAAAGCACTTATCGAGGCTGATATTGAAGAACAAAAGAAAGAAATTATTGGTCAATTAGAAAAAGGTCAAGTATTAGAAGGTGTTGTTAAAAACATTACTTCTTACGGTGTATTCATCGATCTTGGTGGTGTAGATGGTTTAATCCACATTACTGATTTATCTTGGTCTAGAATTAACCACCCTAACGAGATTGTTGAGTTAGACCAGAAATTAAACGTTGTTATCCTTGATTTTGATGAAAACAAATCAAGAATCCAATTAGGTCTTAAACAATTATCTAAACACCCATGGGAAGCTTTAGCTGATACTGTAAAAGTTGGTGATAAAGTAAAAGGTAAAGTTGTTGTAATCGCTGATTACGGTGCATTTATCGAGGTTGCTGATGGTGTTGAAGGATTAATTCACGTTTCTGAAATGTCATGGTCTACACACTTACGTTCTGCTCAAGATTTCGTATCTGTAGGCGATGAGGTTGAAGCGGTTATCTTAACTTTAGATAGAGAAGATCGTAAAATGTCTCTTGGTATTAAGCAATTAACTGCTGATCCATGGACTGATATTACTGGAAAATACCCTGTAGGTTCTAAACACACTGGTGTGGTTCGTAACTTTACAAACTTTGGTGTTTTTGTTGAATTAGAAGAAGGTATCGACGGATTAATTTACATCTCTGATTTATCTTGGACTAAGAAAATTAAGCACCCATCTGAATTCTGCGCTGTAGGCGATAAATTAGATGTTGTGGTATTAGAATTAGATGTTGAAGGACGTAAATTATCTTTAGGTCACAAACAAACTACTGCTAACCCTTGGGATAAGTATGAAACTGAGTTCGCTTTAGGAACTACTCATACTGCTGAAATCTCTGAAATCGTTGATAAAGGAGCTACTATCGAATTTAACGAAGATATCGTTGCATTTGTACCTTCTCGTCACTTAGAGAAAGAAGATGGAAGCAAACTTAAGAAAGGTGAGTCTGCAGAATTTAAAATCATTGAATTTAACAAAGAGTTTAAACGTGTTGTAGCTTCTCATACTGCTATTTTTAAAGCAGAAGAAGTTGCTAACGTAAAAGCTGCTGTTAAGAAAGCTGCTAGTGCTGCTGCCGAAGCAAAACCAACTTTAGGTGATGCTAACGACGCTTTACAAGCGCTTAAAGATAAAATGGACGGGAAAAACTAA
- the pyrR gene encoding bifunctional pyr operon transcriptional regulator/uracil phosphoribosyltransferase PyrR codes for MSQKVLLNEKEVNIILHRLACQLIEKHNDFSNTVLIGLQPRGVFLADRLAKILSEDYQVKDIQLGQLDITFFRDDFRRGEKPLEANSTKINFLVEDKNIVFIDDVLYTGRSIRAALTAIQSFGRPNEIELLTLIDRRFSRHLPIQPDYRGRQVDVINNEKVKVNWKEHDDADADSVYLIEK; via the coding sequence ATGAGTCAGAAAGTTTTACTTAACGAGAAAGAGGTAAACATCATTCTTCACCGATTGGCTTGTCAACTTATTGAAAAACATAACGATTTTTCGAATACCGTGCTTATTGGTTTACAACCGCGTGGGGTATTTTTAGCAGATCGGCTAGCCAAAATTTTATCTGAAGATTATCAGGTAAAAGACATTCAATTAGGACAGCTAGATATCACGTTTTTTAGAGATGATTTTAGAAGAGGAGAAAAGCCTTTAGAGGCCAATAGCACGAAAATTAATTTCTTGGTTGAAGATAAAAATATCGTTTTTATTGATGACGTGCTTTATACAGGAAGAAGCATTAGAGCGGCCCTAACAGCCATTCAATCTTTTGGTAGACCTAACGAAATTGAGCTATTAACGCTTATAGATAGACGATTTAGCAGACATTTACCTATTCAACCCGATTATCGTGGCAGACAGGTAGATGTAATTAATAATGAAAAGGTAAAAGTGAATTGGAAAGAGCATGATGATGCCGATGCCGATTCTGTTTACCTGATTGAAAAATAA